One Flagellimonas sp. CMM7 genomic region harbors:
- a CDS encoding MarR family winged helix-turn-helix transcriptional regulator produces the protein MKKLRRLFMLHQIDEISGIGLHLDLVLRKVQDAYLRKFKELGVELTIEQWVILYRIYQLGEDVSQSDIVKSNFRNRATTSRVIGGLERKGWITKTRFRGDLKRFKLELTPKGHGIIAEIEPHANLLRKQAIKGLDTEEFETFLKVLDRIGENYESF, from the coding sequence GTGAAAAAATTAAGAAGACTGTTTATGCTTCATCAAATAGACGAAATATCAGGTATTGGATTGCATTTGGACTTGGTGCTGCGCAAAGTGCAGGATGCCTACCTTAGAAAATTCAAGGAATTGGGGGTTGAACTCACCATTGAGCAATGGGTAATCCTTTATCGTATTTATCAATTAGGGGAAGATGTTTCCCAATCCGATATTGTGAAATCCAATTTTAGAAATAGAGCAACGACCTCGAGGGTTATTGGAGGGCTGGAACGAAAAGGGTGGATTACCAAGACCCGTTTTAGAGGTGATTTAAAACGGTTTAAGTTGGAGTTGACCCCGAAAGGACATGGGATTATTGCTGAAATAGAACCTCATGCCAATCTTTTGCGTAAACAAGCTATAAAGGGTTTGGATACCGAGGAGTTTGAAACCTTTTTAAAGGTTTTGGACCGAATAGGGGAGAATTATGAAAGTTTCTGA
- the hppD gene encoding 4-hydroxyphenylpyruvate dioxygenase, with product MEATALPKLHDSAKDFMPINGTDYLELYVSNSKQAAHFYKTAFGFQSLAYAGLETGLKDRESYVVVQDKIRLVLTSPLKSGTDIGRHIDQHGDGVKVVALWVDDATYAYNTAIARGAKSYMEPQVEEDNTGKIVRSGIYTYGETVHVFVERKDYSGTFMPGFKKWETPDYNPSPVGLKFVDHMVGNVGWNRMNEWVDFYENVMGFTQILSFDDKDISTDFTALMSKVMSNGNGRIKFPINEPAAGKKKSQVEEYLDFYEGEGVQHIAVATDDVIATVRQLRSRGVEFLKVPDTYYDAVLDRVGEIDEDIAPLKELGILVDRDDEGYLLQIFTRPVEPRPTMFFEIIQRKGAQSFGKGNFKALFEAIEREQELRGTLH from the coding sequence ATGGAAGCAACAGCATTACCCAAATTACACGATTCCGCCAAAGATTTTATGCCTATAAATGGCACCGATTATTTGGAACTTTATGTGAGTAATTCCAAACAGGCAGCGCATTTTTATAAAACCGCCTTTGGTTTTCAATCCTTGGCCTATGCTGGATTGGAAACAGGCTTAAAAGATAGGGAAAGTTATGTGGTCGTTCAAGACAAAATTAGATTGGTACTGACCTCTCCATTAAAAAGCGGAACGGATATTGGCCGTCATATTGATCAACATGGCGACGGGGTTAAAGTTGTGGCACTATGGGTAGATGATGCTACTTATGCTTACAACACGGCTATAGCGCGTGGCGCTAAATCCTATATGGAGCCACAAGTTGAAGAAGATAACACTGGAAAAATTGTTCGCTCTGGCATTTACACCTACGGAGAAACTGTTCATGTTTTTGTGGAAAGAAAAGACTACAGCGGTACTTTTATGCCTGGGTTTAAAAAATGGGAAACTCCAGACTACAATCCATCTCCTGTTGGACTTAAGTTTGTAGATCATATGGTGGGTAACGTAGGCTGGAATAGAATGAACGAGTGGGTGGATTTCTATGAAAACGTGATGGGTTTTACCCAAATACTTTCTTTTGATGACAAGGATATCTCTACCGATTTTACAGCGCTTATGAGTAAAGTGATGAGCAATGGTAACGGACGTATTAAATTTCCAATAAACGAACCTGCAGCTGGAAAGAAAAAATCCCAAGTAGAAGAATACCTTGATTTTTATGAAGGCGAAGGTGTACAGCACATTGCAGTGGCCACAGATGATGTAATTGCTACAGTTAGGCAGCTTAGAAGTAGAGGGGTTGAATTCTTAAAGGTGCCTGACACGTATTACGATGCTGTTCTAGATCGTGTTGGCGAAATTGATGAGGATATTGCTCCATTAAAAGAACTGGGTATTTTGGTTGACCGTGATGATGAAGGGTATTTATTGCAAATCTTTACCCGTCCGGTGGAGCCAAGACCCACAATGTTTTTTGAAATCATTCAAAGAAAAGGTGCACAATCATTTGGAAAAGGTAACTTTAAAGCACTGTTCGAAGCCATTGAGAGAGAACAGGAACTTAGAGGAACTTTGCACTAA
- a CDS encoding homogentisate 1,2-dioxygenase: MPIYHKLGKIPQKRHTQFNKPDGSLYYEQLFGTIGFDGMSSLLYHMHRPTQVSSIGKAIDLSPKIAVEKNIASRKLIGFEVAPKDDFLESREPMLVNSDVHVGLAAPKKSMTEYFYKNSDADEMLFIHKGTGTLRTFLGNIPFEYGDYLIIPRGMIYQIQFDTEDNRILYAESFHPIYTPKRYRNWFGQLLEHSPFCERDYKLPQDLQTHDEKGEFVMKIKKQGMLHTLVYATHPFDVIGWDGYNFPYGFSIHNFEPITGRVHQPPPVHQTFETGAFVICSFCPRLYDYHPKAIPAPYNHSNIDSDEVLYYVDGDFMSRTGIGPGYISLHPAGIPHGPHPGTYEGSIGKTKTEELAVMIDTFKPLQVTENALKIDDGTYYKSWVE; encoded by the coding sequence ATGCCAATCTATCATAAACTCGGAAAGATTCCGCAGAAAAGACACACCCAATTTAATAAACCAGATGGTAGTCTATACTATGAACAATTATTTGGCACAATCGGTTTTGACGGCATGTCTTCACTACTTTACCACATGCACAGACCCACACAGGTCTCTTCAATTGGCAAAGCAATTGATCTAAGTCCAAAAATTGCAGTTGAAAAGAATATTGCCTCACGTAAACTCATAGGTTTTGAGGTTGCTCCCAAAGATGATTTCTTAGAGTCCCGTGAGCCCATGCTTGTCAATAGCGATGTACATGTGGGTTTAGCGGCTCCAAAAAAATCTATGACCGAGTACTTTTATAAGAATTCGGATGCTGATGAGATGCTTTTTATCCACAAAGGAACGGGCACGCTAAGAACATTTTTAGGTAATATTCCATTTGAATATGGTGATTATCTAATTATTCCTCGTGGGATGATATATCAAATTCAATTTGATACTGAGGACAACCGAATATTATATGCGGAATCTTTTCATCCTATCTATACCCCAAAACGCTATCGAAATTGGTTTGGACAATTATTGGAGCATTCCCCATTCTGCGAACGCGATTACAAATTACCGCAAGATTTACAAACACATGATGAGAAAGGTGAGTTTGTAATGAAAATAAAGAAGCAGGGTATGCTACATACGTTGGTATATGCTACGCACCCTTTTGATGTTATAGGTTGGGATGGGTACAATTTTCCTTACGGTTTTTCCATTCATAACTTTGAGCCCATTACCGGTCGTGTGCACCAACCACCGCCAGTACATCAAACTTTTGAAACAGGAGCTTTTGTAATCTGTTCGTTTTGTCCAAGATTGTACGATTACCATCCAAAGGCAATTCCAGCACCATATAATCACTCCAACATAGATTCTGATGAAGTGTTATATTATGTGGATGGTGATTTTATGAGCAGAACAGGTATTGGCCCAGGCTATATTTCCTTGCATCCCGCAGGAATTCCACATGGACCGCACCCAGGAACGTATGAGGGAAGTATTGGTAAAACCAAAACTGAAGAGTTAGCTGTAATGATAGATACTTTTAAACCGTTACAGGTTACAGAAAATGCCTTGAAGATTGATGACGGTACGTATTACAAATCTTGGGTAGAGTAA
- the fahA gene encoding fumarylacetoacetase, whose protein sequence is MIINIPENSDFSIHNIPFGIFSTADRSPRAGIAIGEHILDLAAVAELDVFDFNTAVLEKDTLNDFISLGKSITKRVRTNIQHWLRDEHSILADKPELFVLQSEASMHMPVSIGDYTDFYSSIEHATNIGTMFRDPKNALMPNWKHIPVGYHGRASSIIVSGESIHRPKGQVLPKDATIPVFQPSARLDFELEMGFITGKNTAIGESISTKEAEDYIFGMVLLNDWSARDIQKWEYVPLGPFLAKNFASHISPWIVTLEALEPFRVSGPDQEPKVLPYLEFEGVKNYDIKLEVGISPKGSEEETVCHSNFKYMYWNMAQQLAHHTVNGCNINVGDLYGSGTISGKDENSYGSMLELAWMGTKPIKMKDGSERKFINDGDTVIMRGSAEKDGIRVGFGEVSAKVLPAK, encoded by the coding sequence ATGATTATAAATATTCCGGAAAACTCTGATTTTTCAATCCATAACATTCCATTTGGAATTTTTTCCACAGCTGATAGAAGCCCAAGAGCCGGTATTGCCATTGGAGAACATATTTTGGATTTGGCTGCTGTTGCAGAATTAGACGTTTTTGATTTTAACACTGCCGTACTTGAAAAAGATACGCTCAATGATTTTATCTCCTTAGGAAAATCCATTACCAAAAGAGTAAGAACCAACATCCAACATTGGTTACGGGACGAACATTCAATTTTGGCCGACAAACCAGAGCTTTTTGTTCTGCAATCTGAAGCAAGCATGCACATGCCCGTGTCCATCGGCGATTATACGGATTTTTATTCCAGTATAGAACATGCAACCAACATAGGTACTATGTTCCGTGATCCAAAAAACGCATTGATGCCCAATTGGAAACATATTCCCGTAGGCTACCATGGCAGAGCTTCTTCCATAATTGTAAGTGGAGAATCTATTCACAGGCCAAAAGGACAGGTGCTACCGAAAGATGCAACAATCCCAGTATTTCAACCTTCAGCTCGCTTGGATTTTGAATTGGAAATGGGTTTTATCACTGGAAAAAATACTGCCATAGGAGAATCTATCTCAACCAAAGAGGCTGAGGATTATATTTTTGGAATGGTACTGCTAAACGATTGGTCCGCACGTGATATTCAAAAATGGGAATATGTACCACTAGGTCCTTTTTTGGCAAAGAATTTTGCTTCACACATATCTCCATGGATTGTGACTTTGGAAGCTTTGGAACCTTTTAGGGTGTCAGGGCCGGATCAGGAGCCAAAAGTTCTCCCCTATTTAGAATTTGAAGGAGTAAAAAACTACGATATTAAACTGGAGGTTGGAATATCCCCAAAGGGCAGTGAAGAAGAGACCGTTTGTCATTCCAATTTTAAATATATGTATTGGAACATGGCCCAGCAATTGGCTCATCATACAGTTAATGGCTGCAATATTAATGTAGGCGATCTATATGGTTCCGGCACTATTTCAGGGAAGGATGAAAACTCTTATGGTTCTATGTTGGAACTTGCATGGATGGGTACTAAACCTATTAAAATGAAAGATGGATCAGAGCGCAAGTTTATAAATGATGGTGATACTGTAATTATGAGAGGGTCAGCTGAAAAGGATGGCATTAGAGTTGGTTTTGGAGAAGTTTCCGCAAAGGTACTTCCAGCAAAATAG
- a CDS encoding flavin reductase family protein has product MSNIKTIDPTSISQPELHAYLLSAVAPRPICFASTIDTEGNINLSPFSFFNVFSSNPPVMIFSPSRSGRDNSLKHSHQNIKEVPEVVINIVNYPIVEQMSLSSTAYEKGVNEFIKSGLTQVASEKIRPPRVAEAPVSFECSVQQVIELADTPGAGNLVLAKVELIHINEQYMDDQGKLDPLKLDLVGRMGGSRYTRASGNSLFEIPKPIRNKGIGVDQLPESIQNSTVLTGNNLGRLGNLEKIPTQEEIERIGLDDEIQMLTKKLDGNPKKLKKELHWVSQQMLKDNDTEKALAVLLYAEKLG; this is encoded by the coding sequence ATGTCCAACATAAAAACTATAGACCCAACTTCCATATCTCAACCAGAGTTGCATGCATATTTACTTTCAGCTGTTGCACCACGACCTATTTGCTTTGCCAGTACAATTGACACTGAAGGAAATATCAATTTGAGTCCATTTAGTTTTTTTAATGTTTTTAGTTCCAATCCGCCAGTGATGATTTTTTCACCCTCTAGAAGCGGAAGGGACAACTCTTTAAAGCATTCACATCAAAATATAAAAGAAGTTCCCGAGGTAGTGATCAATATTGTAAACTACCCTATAGTTGAACAAATGTCATTGTCCAGTACGGCTTATGAAAAGGGCGTGAATGAATTTATTAAGTCTGGATTGACCCAAGTTGCCAGCGAAAAAATAAGACCTCCCCGTGTTGCTGAAGCTCCGGTTTCTTTTGAATGTTCTGTTCAACAAGTTATTGAACTTGCAGATACTCCCGGGGCGGGAAACTTAGTCTTGGCAAAGGTTGAGCTCATCCATATCAATGAACAATACATGGATGACCAAGGGAAATTGGATCCCTTAAAACTGGATTTGGTGGGAAGAATGGGAGGAAGCAGGTATACAAGAGCCAGTGGAAATTCCTTATTTGAAATTCCGAAACCTATCCGAAATAAAGGCATTGGTGTAGATCAGCTTCCAGAAAGTATTCAAAACAGCACTGTTCTTACCGGAAATAATTTAGGCCGATTGGGAAATTTGGAAAAAATCCCCACTCAAGAAGAAATAGAGCGTATCGGTTTGGATGACGAGATTCAAATGCTTACCAAAAAATTGGATGGAAATCCAAAAAAACTAAAAAAAGAATTGCACTGGGTATCTCAACAAATGCTGAAAGACAACGATACGGAAAAAGCATTGGCTGTACTACTATATGCTGAAAAATTAGGTTAA